Within Deferribacterota bacterium, the genomic segment AGATTTTCTTTAAGGGTTGCAATCCTTATTAATATTTCCTTTTCTGAGCCAAAATTTTGAATTACAACATCGCCAAAACCAATATTAGAGAGTTCTTTTCTAAGCTCATTTATATCAATTTTCTTTTCAAATTTAACCTGCACCAGTGTACCACCAGCAAAATCAATACCATAATTAAAGCCTTTAAAAAATATGAGTACTAAACCAATAATGCATAAGAGTCCTGAGAATAAGTAAAATAACTTAACTCTCCCAATAAAATTTATGTTGATGCTATCCTTTAAAATTTTAACCATATTTTCCCCATAAACTATATACTAATGGAGCCTCTTTTTTTATTATAATAAACACTTTGAAAAAAGGTTTTAGTAACAAATATTGCTGTAAAGAGTGATGACAATATCCCAATAGATAAGGTTACAGCAAATCCCTTTATTGGACCAGTCCCAAACTGGTACAAAACAACAGCAGCAACAAGTGTTGTAACATTAGCATCAATTATGGCGCTCATTGCATTACTGAATCCAGATTCTATTGCATTTATAGTTGTTCTGCCCTTTGTAATTTCTTCCCTGATTCTCTCATCTATTAAAACATTTGCATCAACAGACATCCCAACTGTGAGAATTAAA encodes:
- the secD gene encoding protein translocase subunit SecD, with translation EARDLAVVLRAGSLPAPVEILENRTVGPSLGRDSIESGIKAAIIALIMVIVFLAYYYKLAGIFANIALILNFILVLSVMSMFGATLTLPGIAGLILTVGMSVDANVLIDERIREEITKGRTTINAIESGFSNAMSAIIDANVTTLVAAVVLYQFGTGPIKGFAVTLSIGILSSLFTAIFVTKTFFQSVYYNKKRGSISI